One window of the Granulicella arctica genome contains the following:
- a CDS encoding ComEC/Rec2 family competence protein, whose translation MPPARPALTSGSIQRDLWPQAAVEPLRVRRAPLLAAAVCFAIGTVMARHWQPPIVLLLALALLAALAWLGFRQSARASIAAVAAIWVVTGLWCAEIQPVPSAQQTLLTYADGLSRTVRGHIIRIQELPPNAPTNDADTEARDWSEDAAETQPATLSIDLALDSIEQVTPDLAWMVPLADGEGGIRITVLGTANTFTCGDLLEAPVRLKVPERYRDPGAWQYADYLLDQGIGAHANIKAAAITRLPKPLANWNPRCRLYAAQAWAANRLTRYIHSRANNTLPALARLSPDDAGMLNAMLFGDRTRLSHTLRLGFERTGSFHLFVVSGMHVALLAGGIFWFSRRLRLGDLSATLLTIALTTAYALITGFGAPIQRALAMATIFLITRLLSRDRSVLNALGAAALVVLVWSPRSLFEASFQMTFLAIVAIAGIAIPLGEWSFLPHARATRNISDRWLDVGLPPRLAQLRVMLRLFGEPLTPIHRRAATLPARLLRSLLWALELFLIGIVAEMVMVLPMAIYFHRATVFALPTNMLSIPLVAVLAPAAILTFLASLLNPWLAALPGAATALLLHGIIAIIGHITHVASADLRIPGPALWIALCVVACWVFCCWAVRHSLRGAVIATIVLPLAAVAVLWPEPSLTTPGQLEVTAIDIGQGDSLLLVAPTGQTMLMDAGGPTGALRETSEATSRFDVGEQVVAPYLWSRRIRRLDILALSHAHSDHMGGMPAILRSFHPRELWVSIDPSSAAYADLLREAATLGIAVRHLHAGQTLPWAGTQVEVLAPAATYTNPRAPTNDDSLVLRLQYGQSSVLLAGDAEAASERAMLTASLLHPVTLLKVGHHGSRTSTGLPFLTALAPHDAIISVGRNNTFGHPRAEVITRLAEAHTRLYRTDEFGLTTFLLTPDGQIQEITGAADN comes from the coding sequence ATGCCACCAGCACGCCCCGCCCTCACCAGCGGCAGCATTCAACGCGACCTTTGGCCCCAGGCAGCCGTAGAGCCCCTGCGCGTCCGCCGCGCTCCTCTGCTCGCCGCCGCCGTCTGCTTCGCCATCGGCACCGTCATGGCGCGCCACTGGCAGCCCCCCATCGTCCTTCTACTCGCCCTCGCCCTGCTAGCCGCCCTTGCATGGCTTGGCTTCCGCCAAAGCGCCCGAGCCTCGATCGCCGCCGTCGCCGCCATCTGGGTCGTCACCGGCCTCTGGTGCGCCGAGATTCAACCCGTCCCCTCTGCTCAACAAACACTCCTCACCTACGCAGACGGCCTCAGCCGAACCGTACGCGGCCACATCATCCGCATCCAGGAGCTCCCACCCAACGCCCCCACGAACGACGCCGACACCGAAGCAAGAGACTGGTCAGAGGACGCCGCTGAGACCCAACCAGCAACCCTCTCCATCGACCTCGCCCTAGACTCCATCGAACAAGTTACTCCCGACCTCGCATGGATGGTCCCCTTGGCCGATGGCGAAGGCGGCATCCGCATCACCGTCCTTGGCACAGCAAACACCTTCACCTGCGGCGACCTCCTCGAAGCTCCCGTACGCCTCAAGGTACCCGAACGCTACCGAGATCCCGGCGCATGGCAGTACGCCGACTACCTCCTCGACCAGGGGATCGGCGCCCACGCCAACATCAAGGCAGCCGCCATCACCCGCCTGCCAAAGCCCCTGGCAAATTGGAACCCCCGCTGCCGCCTCTACGCCGCACAGGCGTGGGCCGCCAACCGCCTCACCCGCTACATCCACTCCCGCGCCAACAACACCCTCCCAGCCCTCGCCCGCCTCAGCCCCGACGACGCCGGCATGCTCAACGCCATGCTCTTCGGCGACCGCACCCGCCTCAGCCACACCCTCCGCCTCGGCTTCGAGCGCACCGGCTCCTTCCACCTCTTCGTCGTCTCCGGCATGCACGTCGCCCTCCTCGCCGGAGGCATCTTCTGGTTCTCCCGCAGACTGCGCCTCGGCGATCTCAGCGCCACCCTCCTCACCATCGCCCTCACCACCGCATACGCCCTCATCACCGGCTTCGGCGCACCCATCCAGCGCGCCCTCGCCATGGCGACCATCTTCCTCATCACACGCCTCCTCTCACGCGACCGCAGCGTCCTCAACGCCCTCGGCGCAGCCGCCCTTGTAGTCCTCGTATGGTCCCCGCGCAGCCTCTTCGAAGCCAGCTTCCAGATGACCTTCCTCGCCATCGTTGCTATTGCGGGCATCGCCATCCCCCTCGGCGAGTGGAGCTTCCTCCCCCACGCACGCGCCACCCGCAACATCAGCGACCGCTGGCTCGATGTAGGCCTCCCACCGCGCCTCGCCCAACTCCGCGTCATGCTCCGGCTCTTCGGCGAACCCCTCACGCCCATCCATCGCCGCGCCGCCACACTCCCCGCCAGGCTTCTCCGCTCACTCCTCTGGGCTCTCGAACTCTTCCTCATCGGCATCGTCGCCGAGATGGTCATGGTCCTGCCCATGGCCATCTACTTCCATCGGGCCACCGTCTTCGCCCTCCCCACCAACATGCTCAGCATCCCGCTCGTCGCCGTCCTCGCGCCCGCCGCCATTCTCACCTTCCTCGCCTCACTCCTAAACCCCTGGCTCGCCGCTCTCCCCGGAGCCGCAACCGCGCTCCTCCTCCACGGCATTATCGCCATCATCGGTCACATCACCCACGTAGCCAGCGCTGACCTCCGTATCCCCGGTCCCGCGCTTTGGATCGCCCTCTGCGTCGTCGCCTGCTGGGTCTTCTGCTGCTGGGCTGTTCGCCACTCCCTCCGCGGTGCCGTCATCGCCACCATCGTCCTTCCCCTGGCCGCGGTGGCCGTCCTCTGGCCGGAGCCATCCCTCACCACTCCCGGCCAGCTCGAGGTCACTGCCATCGACATAGGCCAGGGAGACTCCCTCCTCCTCGTCGCACCCACCGGCCAGACCATGCTCATGGACGCAGGCGGACCCACCGGCGCCCTCAGAGAAACCTCCGAAGCCACCAGCCGCTTCGACGTAGGCGAGCAGGTCGTCGCCCCCTATCTCTGGTCCCGCCGCATCCGCCGCCTCGACATCCTCGCCCTCAGCCACGCCCACAGCGACCACATGGGCGGCATGCCCGCCATCCTCCGCAGCTTCCACCCCCGCGAGCTCTGGGTTTCGATCGACCCCAGCTCAGCCGCCTACGCCGACCTCCTCCGCGAAGCCGCCACCCTCGGCATCGCCGTCCGTCATCTCCACGCCGGTCAAACCCTCCCCTGGGCTGGAACCCAGGTCGAAGTCCTCGCGCCCGCCGCGACCTACACCAACCCCCGCGCCCCCACCAACGACGACTCTCTAGTCCTCCGCCTGCAATACGGTCAGTCCTCCGTCCTCTTAGCAGGAGACGCCGAAGCCGCCAGCGAGCGCGCCATGCTCACCGCCAGCCTCCTCCATCCCGTCACCCTGTTGAAGGTAGGCCACCACGGCAGCCGCACCTCCACCGGCCTGCCTTTCCTCACCGCCCTCGCCCCCCACGACGCCATCATCTCCGTCGGCCGCAACAACACCTTCGGCCACCCAAGAGCCGAGGTCATCACCCGCCTCGCCGAAGCCCACACCCGCCTCTACCGCACCGACGAGTTCGGCCTGACCACCTTCCTCCTCACCCCGGACGGCCAGATCCAGGAGATCACCGGCGCAGCCGACAACTAG
- a CDS encoding GNAT family N-acetyltransferase: MHIRPAIPHDIPAILDLIRRVIPAMLASGNTQWDDSYPNAAVFERDIALDQLWVAEIDDTIGGVIALTTDQEPEYAKVGWDLTEPAIVTHRLAVDPAMRGKGIAAALLQQAETLARASNISVLRIDTSTKNEATQSLFPKLGYVLAGEIGLPSRPGLRVLCYEKRLSPS, from the coding sequence ATGCATATCCGCCCGGCGATCCCGCACGACATCCCCGCCATCCTCGACCTCATTCGCCGCGTCATCCCCGCCATGCTCGCCTCCGGCAACACCCAGTGGGACGACTCCTACCCCAACGCCGCCGTCTTCGAGCGAGACATCGCCCTCGACCAACTCTGGGTCGCCGAAATTGACGACACCATCGGCGGCGTAATCGCCCTCACCACCGATCAGGAGCCCGAATACGCCAAGGTAGGCTGGGACCTCACCGAGCCCGCCATCGTCACCCACCGCCTCGCCGTCGACCCCGCCATGCGCGGCAAGGGCATCGCCGCCGCCCTCCTTCAGCAGGCCGAAACCCTCGCCCGAGCCAGCAACATCTCCGTCCTCCGCATCGACACCAGCACGAAGAACGAGGCCACCCAAAGCCTCTTCCCCAAACTCGGCTACGTCCTCGCCGGTGAGATCGGCCTGCCCTCCCGCCCCGGCCTTCGCGTCCTCTGCTACGAAAAACGGCTTTCGCCGTCGTAA
- a CDS encoding carboxypeptidase-like regulatory domain-containing protein yields MGRVAWLLVVGCGLTWSMGAQQGRVARPPVVATGAVTGRVYCVDTNLPARLASVTLQTIDVKPEAAAGVREEPQVAMRTYQTSLDGSFVIPKVRPGTYYVVIQMAGYLSPISAFTRAELSQPTPETLARMLKAVPNVTVEASHTANLEVRLERGAAIAGTVRYDDGTPVISTYVTALAKETTDKKEEWVSRHEGSSTDDQGRYRITGLPPGEYREQVSLSLTDMYVSTVIDGSRSSSSSTRYSLDFYSGDTTQKSKAKSVKITDGEQRDGADMTIPVSKLHSVSGSITDAGGHVVNAGKLALNYDDGTQLVSTTVDKEDGMFHFDFVPEGTYSLVVSEAKDVAREEIMNPPGTFPPSNFKETTVKEYGGQKQPLVVESDVAGVVMTVAAKGKP; encoded by the coding sequence ATGGGTCGGGTCGCTTGGCTGCTGGTGGTTGGCTGTGGGTTGACCTGGTCGATGGGAGCGCAGCAGGGGCGGGTGGCTCGACCGCCGGTGGTGGCGACAGGTGCGGTGACGGGGCGTGTGTATTGTGTGGATACGAATCTGCCGGCGCGGCTTGCTTCGGTGACGCTGCAGACGATCGATGTAAAGCCAGAGGCGGCTGCGGGAGTGCGGGAGGAGCCGCAGGTGGCTATGCGGACGTACCAGACCTCTCTTGATGGCAGCTTTGTGATTCCTAAGGTGAGGCCGGGGACGTACTACGTCGTGATCCAGATGGCGGGGTACCTGTCGCCGATTAGTGCGTTTACGCGGGCGGAGTTGTCGCAGCCTACGCCTGAGACGCTGGCGCGGATGTTGAAGGCTGTCCCGAATGTGACGGTGGAGGCAAGTCATACGGCGAATCTCGAGGTGCGACTGGAGCGTGGCGCGGCAATTGCGGGAACGGTCCGGTATGACGATGGAACACCGGTGATCTCGACCTACGTGACGGCGCTCGCAAAGGAGACGACGGACAAGAAGGAGGAGTGGGTGTCGCGCCATGAAGGTAGCTCGACGGACGACCAGGGGAGGTACCGGATTACAGGTCTGCCGCCGGGGGAGTACAGGGAGCAGGTGAGCCTTTCCCTGACCGATATGTATGTGAGTACGGTGATTGATGGTTCGCGTAGCTCTTCATCCAGTACCAGATACTCGCTGGACTTTTACTCGGGGGATACGACGCAGAAGAGTAAGGCGAAGTCCGTAAAGATTACGGACGGCGAACAGCGGGATGGGGCGGATATGACGATTCCGGTGAGCAAGCTGCATAGCGTGAGCGGGTCGATCACAGACGCCGGCGGGCATGTGGTGAATGCGGGCAAGCTGGCGCTGAACTATGACGATGGGACGCAGCTTGTCTCGACGACTGTGGATAAGGAAGATGGCATGTTCCACTTCGACTTCGTGCCGGAGGGGACGTACTCGCTGGTGGTGTCGGAGGCGAAGGATGTGGCGCGGGAGGAGATTATGAATCCGCCAGGGACGTTTCCGCCGAGCAATTTCAAAGAGACGACGGTGAAGGAGTATGGCGGGCAGAAGCAGCCGCTGGTGGTGGAGAGCGATGTTGCGGGTGTGGTGATGACGGTGGCGGCTAAGGGTAAGCCTTAG
- a CDS encoding DUF2252 domain-containing protein: MPLTAQERFALGRKKRKQLPRADHAGFNLAGRKEDPLKLLQAAEKGRVPDLVKLKHERMACSPFGYFRGAVPVMAYDLSVSRNTGIHTQLCGDAHVRNLGAFAGPDGRLVFDINDFDETIAGPFEWDVKRMATSLILAGREAGGKESHCREAASTFVERYVAMMRAFWKMPVLDVAKYQVHRLQNVAPVEQILALAQRATPLSSLNALTEIVATRQAAKQAARKPPLAPGHARKHHAAALDPAPPAVASGRIFRTNKPVLERMTGAAAQHVIAAMVPYAETLQVERRRFLDQYRVIDVAFKVVGTGSVGLRDYCLYMEGNGPKDPLFLQIKEEAHSAYAPYLAGPIPAHQGRRVVDGERSMQIQSDPFLGWTTIQGRDYLVRQLNDHKASIDLADLKAAGLMEYAGVCGEMLARGHARGGDCAMLAGYIGGSGRFEEAVVGFAAAYADQTEKDWKALVKSMKK, encoded by the coding sequence ATGCCGCTTACAGCGCAGGAACGTTTCGCCCTCGGACGCAAGAAACGCAAGCAGCTTCCGCGTGCCGACCATGCGGGGTTCAACCTTGCTGGCCGCAAAGAAGATCCCTTGAAGCTGCTTCAGGCTGCCGAAAAAGGTCGCGTCCCGGACCTTGTCAAGCTGAAGCATGAGCGGATGGCCTGCTCGCCGTTTGGCTACTTTCGGGGAGCGGTGCCGGTGATGGCTTACGATCTCTCCGTGAGCCGCAACACCGGGATTCACACACAGCTTTGTGGTGATGCCCATGTCCGTAATCTAGGCGCGTTTGCTGGTCCTGATGGTCGATTGGTCTTCGACATCAATGATTTTGACGAGACGATCGCCGGCCCGTTTGAGTGGGACGTCAAGCGCATGGCGACGAGCCTGATTCTTGCCGGGCGTGAGGCTGGTGGTAAGGAGAGCCACTGCCGCGAAGCTGCCAGCACCTTCGTCGAGCGATATGTTGCGATGATGCGCGCGTTCTGGAAGATGCCGGTTCTCGACGTGGCGAAGTACCAGGTTCATCGATTGCAGAACGTCGCTCCGGTGGAGCAGATTCTGGCTCTTGCGCAGCGGGCCACACCGCTCAGCAGCCTCAACGCCTTGACTGAGATCGTAGCCACGAGGCAGGCTGCGAAACAGGCAGCTCGAAAGCCGCCGCTTGCCCCGGGGCATGCAAGGAAGCACCACGCCGCAGCGCTCGATCCTGCTCCGCCTGCGGTGGCTTCGGGCCGCATCTTTCGGACGAACAAGCCAGTTCTTGAGCGAATGACCGGAGCTGCAGCCCAGCATGTGATCGCCGCCATGGTGCCTTATGCCGAGACGCTTCAGGTGGAGCGCCGGAGGTTTCTAGACCAGTATCGCGTGATCGATGTGGCGTTCAAGGTGGTCGGGACAGGTTCGGTTGGACTGCGGGACTACTGCCTTTACATGGAAGGGAACGGCCCGAAAGATCCGCTGTTCCTCCAGATCAAAGAGGAGGCTCACTCAGCTTATGCGCCCTATCTGGCTGGTCCAATCCCTGCTCACCAGGGGCGGCGTGTTGTTGATGGTGAACGGTCCATGCAGATCCAGTCTGACCCATTTCTTGGCTGGACTACGATCCAGGGGCGCGACTACCTGGTGCGCCAGTTGAACGATCACAAGGCTTCGATCGATCTGGCCGACCTGAAGGCTGCCGGGTTGATGGAGTACGCCGGGGTGTGCGGCGAGATGCTTGCCCGGGGTCATGCGCGGGGCGGCGACTGCGCGATGCTGGCGGGCTATATTGGCGGCTCGGGACGGTTTGAAGAGGCCGTTGTGGGCTTCGCTGCCGCTTACGCAGACCAGACGGAGAAGGACTGGAAGGCGCTCGTCAAGTCGATGAAGAAGTAG
- a CDS encoding M1 family metallopeptidase, whose product MSLRSTLLASRTLFAAALALTFTTAVESQRLPDGVHPEHYSLSLTPDLQAATFAGTETIDLTLDAPSTTITLNAIEIKFGSVMSGSQTAQVSLDPDKEQATFTFPQALPAGKVKLAIQYTGILNDKLRGFYLSKTKARNYAVTQFESTDARRAYPSFDEPALKATYDIALTVDAGDTVISNTNQIADTPAGPGKHTLKFATTPKMSTYLVAFLVGDFKCTSGKADGVPIRACSTPDKVQYTKFAVESSEFVLHYYDTYFGIKYPMPKLDMIALPDFEAGAMENFGCITYRETDLLVDSKTGSTNSKKEVASVVAHEMAHQWFGDMVTMEWWDNLWLNEGFATWMSNKPLEKWHPEWNVLQDRALEMQGTLDYDSQATTRTIRATANTPAEINEMFDGIAYGKAGAVLGMVENYLGEEVFRQGVHNYLQAHLYANATAEDFWGAQTTTSHKPVDAIMKSFVVQPGVPLVTLSEKQGSSFPAAQSRFFLAQNPDNKTGQQWTIPVCFKGSACQLLTPEKTSIDAPVGGGADYVNAAAAGYFRTAYMKTQLAAVTAKAETSLSGPERIGLVGDQWALMRAGQSSVGDYLSLMLAVKNDRDGAVLENALGKLSTINARIASDEDRTRLASVIRAQLAPVYASLGKVKAEDSYDNSTRRAVLFNTLGRAGDPAVLADARSVTDKSFSNNKAGDPQYINAAISVAAAHGDAALYEKFLAQSKDEHDPVLQADALQTLPSFTDPALVTRTLDYAVSGQVRNQSSWILIAVLLSQRETSEQAWSYVQSNWDKVHAQLTASSGARIVSAAGAFCTVQKRDEVSSFFATHKVDGADRTLAKSIDGINACIQLRASQEPNLKQWLDQQR is encoded by the coding sequence ATGTCCCTTCGTAGCACCCTTCTTGCCAGTCGTACTCTGTTTGCTGCCGCCCTTGCTCTCACCTTCACCACTGCAGTTGAATCTCAGCGGCTTCCTGATGGCGTTCATCCTGAGCACTATAGCCTATCGCTGACGCCGGATTTGCAGGCTGCGACCTTTGCCGGGACGGAGACGATCGATCTGACGCTCGATGCGCCGAGCACGACGATCACGTTGAATGCAATCGAGATCAAGTTCGGCTCGGTGATGAGTGGATCACAGACGGCGCAGGTCTCGCTCGATCCTGACAAGGAGCAGGCGACGTTTACCTTTCCTCAGGCGCTTCCGGCAGGCAAGGTTAAGCTGGCGATCCAGTACACCGGCATCCTGAACGACAAGCTGCGCGGCTTCTATCTCTCGAAGACCAAAGCGCGGAACTATGCGGTGACGCAGTTCGAATCGACTGATGCGCGCCGAGCATATCCGAGTTTCGACGAGCCCGCACTGAAGGCGACGTATGACATTGCGCTAACGGTTGACGCTGGCGATACGGTGATCTCGAATACGAACCAGATTGCTGACACCCCGGCGGGACCGGGCAAGCACACGCTGAAGTTTGCGACGACGCCCAAGATGTCGACCTATCTCGTGGCGTTCCTTGTGGGCGACTTCAAGTGCACGTCGGGCAAGGCGGATGGTGTGCCGATCCGTGCGTGCTCGACTCCGGACAAGGTGCAGTACACGAAGTTTGCTGTCGAATCGTCTGAGTTCGTTCTGCATTATTACGACACTTACTTTGGCATCAAGTACCCGATGCCGAAGCTGGATATGATCGCGCTGCCAGACTTCGAGGCGGGTGCGATGGAAAACTTTGGCTGCATCACCTACCGCGAGACCGACCTGCTGGTCGACTCGAAGACGGGCTCGACCAACTCCAAGAAGGAGGTGGCGAGTGTCGTCGCGCACGAGATGGCGCACCAGTGGTTTGGCGACATGGTGACGATGGAGTGGTGGGACAATCTCTGGCTGAACGAAGGCTTTGCGACGTGGATGTCAAACAAACCGCTTGAGAAGTGGCACCCGGAGTGGAACGTTCTGCAGGACCGCGCGCTCGAGATGCAGGGAACGCTGGACTACGATTCACAGGCGACGACGCGAACGATTCGTGCCACGGCGAATACGCCTGCCGAGATCAACGAGATGTTCGACGGCATTGCGTACGGCAAGGCCGGTGCGGTATTGGGCATGGTTGAGAACTACCTTGGCGAAGAGGTCTTCCGGCAGGGTGTCCATAACTATCTACAGGCCCATCTCTATGCGAATGCGACGGCTGAGGATTTCTGGGGCGCGCAGACGACAACCAGTCACAAGCCGGTCGACGCGATCATGAAGAGCTTCGTGGTGCAGCCGGGCGTCCCGCTGGTCACGCTCTCGGAGAAGCAGGGAAGCAGCTTTCCCGCCGCGCAGAGCCGCTTCTTTCTGGCGCAGAATCCCGACAACAAGACGGGGCAGCAGTGGACCATTCCGGTCTGCTTCAAGGGCAGTGCCTGCCAGTTGCTGACTCCTGAGAAGACCTCGATTGATGCTCCTGTGGGCGGCGGTGCGGACTACGTGAATGCGGCGGCAGCGGGCTACTTCAGGACGGCTTACATGAAGACTCAGCTTGCGGCTGTCACCGCGAAGGCAGAGACGTCGCTTTCCGGGCCGGAGCGAATCGGCCTGGTGGGCGACCAGTGGGCGCTGATGCGTGCCGGGCAGAGTTCGGTTGGCGATTATCTTTCGCTGATGCTTGCGGTGAAGAACGACCGCGATGGTGCAGTGCTTGAGAATGCGCTCGGGAAGCTTTCGACCATCAATGCGCGTATCGCCAGTGATGAGGATCGGACGCGGCTTGCGTCGGTGATTCGTGCGCAGCTTGCCCCGGTCTATGCATCGCTGGGCAAGGTGAAGGCTGAGGACAGCTATGACAACTCCACGCGCCGCGCGGTGCTGTTCAACACTCTAGGGCGTGCTGGCGATCCGGCTGTTTTGGCGGATGCGCGGTCGGTAACGGATAAGAGCTTCAGCAACAACAAGGCGGGCGATCCGCAGTACATCAATGCTGCCATTTCGGTTGCGGCGGCGCATGGGGACGCGGCGCTCTACGAGAAGTTCCTGGCGCAGAGCAAGGACGAGCACGACCCAGTGCTGCAGGCCGATGCGCTGCAAACGCTGCCCTCGTTCACCGATCCGGCGCTGGTGACGCGCACGCTTGACTATGCTGTTTCCGGGCAGGTGCGGAACCAGAGCAGTTGGATCCTGATCGCTGTTCTACTCAGCCAGCGGGAGACATCTGAGCAGGCCTGGAGCTATGTTCAAAGCAACTGGGACAAGGTTCATGCACAGCTTACGGCAAGCTCGGGAGCGCGCATCGTGTCGGCGGCTGGAGCCTTCTGCACTGTGCAGAAGCGGGATGAGGTCTCAAGCTTCTTCGCGACACACAAGGTGGATGGCGCGGATCGGACCTTGGCGAAGTCGATCGACGGGATCAACGCCTGCATCCAGCTTCGGGCGAGCCAGGAGCCGAATCTGAAGCAGTGGCTCGATCAGCAGCGCTAG
- a CDS encoding methyltransferase domain-containing protein, which yields MPAIDLTRRADPANLPELMDQPCSYDELRACLRDIARVNRLTLAYRPTLSWLSRLPRRSKPLQIVDVGCGYGDSLRRIHGWAARRGIAVALTGIDLNGDAIRAATAATPAGINIRWVHGDAYSYEPVEGIDVVLSSLLTHHLAEAEIVQFLGWMERTARQGWFVNDLHRMAFPYKAFELLVKVIPFHPFVQNDGLVSIRRSFLVEDWQRLCAEASLPMPQVVIREYWPARLCVGRVKA from the coding sequence TTGCCGGCGATTGATTTAACGCGGCGTGCCGACCCGGCTAACCTGCCGGAGTTGATGGATCAGCCATGCAGCTATGACGAACTGCGTGCCTGTCTGCGAGATATCGCGCGAGTCAATCGATTGACTCTTGCCTATCGGCCTACGCTCTCATGGCTTTCGAGGTTGCCGCGAAGGTCGAAGCCGCTGCAGATTGTCGACGTGGGTTGCGGGTATGGCGACAGCTTGCGGCGCATTCACGGGTGGGCTGCGCGGCGCGGGATTGCAGTTGCACTGACTGGGATCGACTTGAACGGTGATGCGATTCGAGCGGCAACGGCAGCGACTCCGGCAGGAATCAACATCCGCTGGGTGCATGGCGACGCCTACTCGTATGAGCCGGTCGAAGGAATCGATGTGGTCTTGAGCTCGCTTCTGACCCACCATCTTGCAGAGGCGGAGATCGTGCAGTTTCTTGGCTGGATGGAGCGGACTGCGCGGCAGGGATGGTTCGTGAACGATCTCCACCGGATGGCGTTTCCGTATAAGGCCTTCGAGCTGTTAGTAAAGGTGATCCCGTTTCATCCGTTCGTGCAGAACGATGGGCTGGTTTCGATTCGCCGCAGCTTCCTGGTCGAAGACTGGCAGCGGCTTTGTGCGGAGGCCAGTCTTCCGATGCCGCAGGTGGTGATTCGCGAGTATTGGCCGGCGCGATTGTGCGTGGGGCGAGTCAAAGCTTAA
- the glk gene encoding glucokinase, translating to MILAGDVGGTKVHLALYNFEAGKLKSIRDQKFPAHEFASLDDVVNKFLAGDDGQQHDNGKIAAACFGCPGPVRDGRLKLTNLPWTLDSRELQKSLGIEHIFLINDLEANGYGIPELAVDQIFTLHAGDEGAVGHRGLIAAGTGLGEALLIWDGKRHRPIPSEGGHCDFAARSDREVALLQHLRRTLNGRVSFERVVSGLGIKNVYGYLRDVEKLDEPQWLRDRLKAEDPNAVIGTCAEDGSSSICFETMRLFSAAYGAETGNIALKVLATGGMYLGGGIAPKILKTLKNGAFTQAFLDKGRLSALLQAIPVRVILDDTCALLGAAAYAEDRASEISGHSERSASAVSA from the coding sequence ATGATTCTTGCGGGTGATGTTGGCGGTACCAAGGTTCATCTTGCGCTGTATAACTTTGAAGCAGGCAAGCTGAAGTCAATCCGTGATCAGAAGTTTCCTGCGCACGAGTTTGCGTCGCTGGATGACGTCGTCAACAAGTTCCTCGCTGGCGATGACGGACAACAGCACGACAATGGAAAGATCGCGGCGGCGTGCTTCGGCTGCCCCGGGCCCGTACGCGACGGTCGCTTGAAGCTGACCAATCTCCCGTGGACGCTCGATTCGCGCGAATTGCAGAAATCGCTCGGGATCGAGCATATCTTCCTGATCAACGATCTCGAGGCGAACGGTTATGGGATTCCTGAATTAGCGGTTGACCAGATCTTTACCCTGCACGCGGGCGATGAAGGAGCGGTTGGGCATCGCGGATTGATTGCCGCAGGCACGGGTCTCGGTGAGGCGCTGCTGATCTGGGACGGCAAACGGCACCGGCCAATTCCCTCGGAGGGTGGGCATTGCGACTTTGCCGCGCGGTCGGATCGCGAGGTGGCGCTACTGCAGCATCTGCGCCGCACGCTGAACGGCCGGGTGAGCTTTGAGCGCGTCGTCTCAGGGCTTGGTATCAAGAATGTGTATGGCTATTTGCGCGATGTCGAGAAGCTGGACGAGCCACAATGGCTCCGCGACCGGCTCAAGGCCGAGGACCCCAATGCGGTGATCGGCACCTGCGCCGAGGATGGATCGAGCTCGATCTGCTTCGAGACGATGCGCCTCTTCTCAGCAGCTTACGGGGCAGAGACGGGTAACATCGCGCTGAAGGTGCTTGCGACTGGCGGCATGTACCTGGGCGGTGGCATCGCCCCGAAGATTCTCAAGACGCTGAAGAATGGTGCCTTCACCCAGGCCTTTCTGGACAAGGGGCGGCTTTCGGCACTTCTGCAAGCGATTCCGGTACGGGTCATTCTGGACGATACCTGCGCATTGCTGGGGGCGGCGGCCTATGCTGAAGATCGTGCCTCCGAGATCTCGGGTCACTCCGAGCGTAGCGCGTCTGCTGTTTCGGCGTAG